From Tautonia marina:
GCAGAGGGGTTGGCGGCCTCCGGAGAGGTCGACGATCGAGAGCCGTCGAGCCCCCAGAGCCAGGCCGGGTTCGAGGTGGACGTGCTCGTCGTCGGGGCCTCGGTGGGCGATGGCGTCGGTCATTGCCCGGAGACGGTCTTCGGGAAACGAACGCTGGGCACGAAGATCGAATGCGCCGGCGATTCCGCACATGAAAGGATGTCCTCCCCTCTGGGGCTGCGGGGTTCAAGGCGGTCGGGTCGGATCGGATCGGGCGATCGGCCAGCCCAACGGGGGGGAGGTGGGCCCGTCACGAATCGCGGGAAATCAGCACCGGAGCCAGGCGGCGGCGCGTGGCCAACCAGTATACCAGGGAACCGAATCCGCGCGTGATCAGGCCCCCGAAGTGGAGGACCAGCCCGCGAGCACCGAGGGGGACGTAGAACGGCACGGCGACGCTCCTCGATCAGAAGGGGATGCGACACGCAACGAGGCAATCACCAGAGCTTCCTCGGTTCCGGCCCGGACCGGGAGGCTGCGACGGCCGTCGCACAGGGCGCTTCGGCCGGCAAAGCGGTCGGGGATGCGGGGCATTAAAGGGACTCTGGTTTCCGTCTCGCCGCACTGATTGGCAAAAATGAAGGGAATGTCGAGATCCTGCGAAACGATCCGGGGGATCTCACCCGCAAGCGGCCCGAGGCGACCGTAAAGCCAGTTCGGTCGCCCCGAACGGCGATTGGCGAAATCGGGCCAGGCAGAGCCGACGACGGCCAGGTCGATCCGGCCCCGATAGTCGCTCCAAACCTTTCGGTAAATCATGTCCGCGCAGATGGCGAAGCCGACACGTCCCCAGGGGGTTTGCGCGATCACCGGCTCGCGCCCTTTGCGAAAGCGGGTGCACTCCCAGAAGACGAGATGGCGCTTCCGGTAGACGCTGATGGAGCCGTCGGGACCGCAGAAGGCCAGGGAATTATACAGATGCCCGGCGTGATGTTCGGCATATCCCGCGGCGATCCAGAGGCCCCAGCGTCGGCTTCGGTCCCGAAGCGCGGCCAGGGTCTTGCCTTCCCCGTTCTCGGCGATGCGGGGGTAATCGCCCCGAGAACAGTAACCGGTATTGAACAGCTCGGGCAAAACAGCCAGTTCAACACCTTCGTCCCGACATCGCGCGAGCGAGGAGTCGGCCCGATCCAGGTTGCCGGAGACATCCCCCGGCACGGATTGCATTTGAATCGCGGCGGCACGCAATTCCACGAGTCGGCCCTCCCAGGCCCGGACCGAGAGGAGAACCACGGACCTGGACACCCAGCCATCTGGGAACCAAGCCGCTGCGTCTTCTCGGTGTGATCGGTCGATCCCTGACCGG
This genomic window contains:
- a CDS encoding carbon-nitrogen hydrolase family protein, which translates into the protein MELRAAAIQMQSVPGDVSGNLDRADSSLARCRDEGVELAVLPELFNTGYCSRGDYPRIAENGEGKTLAALRDRSRRWGLWIAAGYAEHHAGHLYNSLAFCGPDGSISVYRKRHLVFWECTRFRKGREPVIAQTPWGRVGFAICADMIYRKVWSDYRGRIDLAVVGSAWPDFANRRSGRPNWLYGRLGPLAGEIPRIVSQDLDIPFIFANQCGETETRVPLMPRIPDRFAGRSALCDGRRSLPVRAGTEEALVIASLRVASPSDRGASPCRSTSPSVLAGWSSTSGA